The following nucleotide sequence is from Corylus avellana chromosome ca7, CavTom2PMs-1.0.
CTATTGTTCTATCAAAGTTGAAGTTGATTCCAAACAAGTTTTGAAGTAAAATATCCGTCCTAGACTATTTAGTGGGCAATCACACAACAAACAGAAACAGCTCAAGCAGTTGCTAAGGCTACATGTTAAGAACTTACTTGTCAAATTCTTCACTAGCATCAAAGCCATCCCAATATCTTTGTGATGGGACAGTCCGACCTTTCTTATCTCTGCCAAATGTTTCAACATACCAACCACCAATGTCATGCATGCCACATCGAGGCTCAAACAGCCAAAATCTGTTGAAGTAGGTTCAGAAGATCAAGGAGTACTAAGTAGGATTTCTATGAAGAGATTTCATATGGTACGTGCAAGAGACAGTAACACATGACAtttacaaatattgattttgttgattgCATACACGTATCAACCTTAGCTTGAGAAGAATTAGTAGTTTGTATTTCTTTGGGTATCATCTTCAATGTCTTATGCACCCTAATCACAGAAGATGGAAGCTTTAGACTATTTCAGGAAGGCATTACTCAACTAACCTTGGTGGGTATTTAACTATTTATCCAAAGTGGCTGCTAATAAAACAcagccaaaaaaagaaacacagcCCAAATCAAATTCACCATATTGGCCAATAAACTCAGTTATTTTCAAAAGAGAACTAATAATAACACCATTCCCaaagctcatagaaacaaaaagaaccaATAACGCTAACAACAAAAGCACCAATGCTTCTGGGTTTCAACAAAATCTGGAGAAACATATGTAGTCTAAATATCTCACTAAGTTTTCGTCTGGTGACatcaaaccttaaaaaaaatgaacatataATAAGGAACAAAGGACAACTACGCATGACCAAAATCACATGGTTCTTTGACTGCAGACTGAACCCAATGACAGGCAACCGAAACTTATTTACAAGCAAATATTAAAGATTATCAGTGAAACCCATTAGAACAAAAGCTCACAGCCACAAAAACATAAAGGGATTTGGAGCAAAGCAAATTTCATTTTGCAGCTTCAATATTTGGGGTGAGAGATAAACTGATTTGAGTAGTGAAAATAGTTATAACTCATCCATTATTAGGATTTAAGAAATTCCATAGCTGCCATAGCTTACTTGCTTGGGGGTAAACGGGCTCTACTGCATCTACACTCACAAACAGAAACTTCTTCTTGCACACGATACCAGTGCATGTGCTTCAcctaaaaacaagaagaaaaactaaATCAATACATATTACAAATTCAGGCTGTATATTGAACCAATTTATCCAAAATAGAGCTCATCTGGCACTGTAGAATTACAATCATACAAACAGAAATGGATATCACGTGAGGCAATCACCTATGGTTGACTCCAAATATAGCTCCAAAAAGTTCTTAACGTATGAATTATCTTAATGTAAATGGGAGCTTATGCAAGAGGCCAGGAGGTGACCCTAGAATGAGGGACAACTAAACATCAGTCAGGCAAATGTGGTGGATAAGATGTACACCAAtgcaaaaacattttcctggcATATACGAAGCCCGctaaaagaaaagagacaccCAAATCAGCAATGATGCTGGAAAACTGAAAAGTATGTAAAAACTAGAGTAATACAAAGGATGTTGTCCATGGTCCTCAAATTTCATagtatttttttcaatcaaaagcTATAAAGGAAcaaaaattttatccaatcgtGCCTGCCACAACAAAAAGCTTTTCTTCAAGTAATCTTTTCAACTGTTTGCAAATGGTTCTTGGGGGGGTGCATCATGCAACTTAGCCAATCAAAAGGTGCATCCTCTAATGATATGCATCCGTAGATGCAACAAGCAACTATATCAAATTTAGTACCTTCAGCGATATTACATCAGTATATAAAGTATGCAAGGTCATTGGACACCCTAGCATTTCTCCATTAGAGGTTAAAAGGAAACCAAGAGATAGTTCTCATTGTCAACAATACCAATTCAGTTGTAGATCTAATCATATTCAATCAGTTGGAAATGATTTAAAATATCTATCACGCAGCATATGCAAGAAACCACTATCATGCAGGGACTACGATCTACCTTTGCTCTGACAGAAAATGAAACAGAAACAAGAGAGAATTGTAATAATATCAGATAAGACTAAAACTTGGCAAGGATGAAAGTTAAAAACATAATAACTGAAGGGAACCAGTTTTACAAACCAGCAATGTTCTGTGCTTCATAATCACATGGGTTTTTGTACCATTGCTATCATATACAAAGCAAGACCCTTCATCTGGGCTAGTCCCCAGTCCAATTATAGTTCCCAATGGAATCTTTGATCCAACTGCACCACCAGAAAACTGATCTGTGGAGAACTCATCGGTAATATGCATGGATGGATCTTCATGTGAGCTAAGAAATACATGTATCTGATCTTGAGCCTCTTCATTCTGTATATCATCGCAATGACTTTTAGGAGGCACTCTAGTGGCCACAGCAACCACTCTTCTAGATACATGCAACTCTAGATTTTTATATGCATCTGAAGTGTGCTCGGTAACATTCCGTGATTGCATCAAAGGAGTTCCAAAATCATCCACGCCTTCAGAGCTCATGTGGCTGCCCATATTCTGAAAGGTTGGACAGATGCCCAAATCTATAGATGCAAACGAAGTTAATTTTTCATTACTGGCAAAAGATATTTCAGGAATCCTATTGACCAGGCAGACCATCCCAAAAAGATCACGCCCTGAAACCAAGTGCAAAACCTCAGGAGTTTCATAGACAGACCTCTCCTCAGCTTCAAAGCGGTCAGGAAGAAGATCCATTGACTCAATTATTGGGCCATAGAACGCTGCATGTATGGCTGAATAAAAATCCCTTTCAAGCACATCAAAATAGCCTGTTCCAAGAACCACCTTCTTCTCTGACACTATATCATTTATAGCATATCTATACCACTTTAACCATTCAACAACTTCCATCTGCTTAAATGTTGTTATATGGGATCTATATGTTGATAACCTTGTTCCTTGTCTCGAATGTTTCTGCAAAAGCCTTCTCTGCCATAACAGATACCCGTCATAATGGGCCCTCTTCTCAGAATCTGAAAGAATCTGCAATCCATTATTGATTATTCTGTGAGGTCAGAATACCCTGTAATGTCAAAGCATACCACAAAAACTGAACATTACCATTACCCACTATAAATGCACATTCCAGCACATATAACACTTCAGTTTAGAACTTCCTCTAGCAAACATAGACTCCTACAGTCCTACTGACAATACCATTACCCACAGTCACAGAAATGTGTACATGACCGTATAAACATATTATCAGTATCAAAAGATATTCCGGCTAGACGCTCATCCAAATATATCAGTTCTTTGAAGCAAGAAACAAGCACTACTTTCAATTTACTATTATACTCAGATACTACAAGCCAATAGAGGACAGAAGATAAGATATTCAACTTAGCCCTTCCAATTCATTCCCTTTCATCATGtcaaaagattggatttaagcTCCTTACAAGGCCAGCCTAATCACTAGCAAAGCACTCCGTACCTATAATCAGCATTCAGTAAAAATTCAATTTCCAAATCAATATACTACGAAGCCAAAACAATTCGATGATTCGTTCTACTCTAGAAACTCAAATTCAgctacaaatcacaaaaaaaaattgaaaaacaaacacattcaACAATACATTTATGATAGATAACCAGATTAGACTACTAGAGCTGAGAGCACAGCACCTCATAGGCCGCAAGGATTTGCACGAACCGCTGAGAAGCAGCCGAATCGTTCTTCGACTCGACGAGGTCAGGGTGAGTTTCTTTAGCCAATTTTCGAAATGAAGCTTTGATTTCGGCGAACGAGCTGGTCTCCGATACTCCTAAGAGATCGTACGCGTTCTCGCCCGGGTACTCAGTCCGAGACGACTCAGTGCCGCTGCTGAACCACCGAGTTCCACGAATCGGATACAAGCACTTAGTGTTGCTGTAATTTAGTTGAGCTGAGATTTTAGAAATTCGTCGGCGAAGatagtccccggcaacggcggcGAGAGAagccattttctttcttcctcttcttttttttttttttttttttttgggttttcggAATATTTGGAAATTATGATGCAATCGGGAGGTTGGAGTCTGACGTGGCGACAAACAGTGAAGGATACTTATTACTACGAGAtttgctacaatgcattctaccACCCATCTCTCCACCATCTTTCCTCTTTCAACttcttgatttttcaaaaaaaatacaagagggAGGAGATGGTGGGAAATGGTGGGAAGATGGGTGAAagaatgcaaaaaagcattTGCCTATTACTTACAATAGAGAGGGCGGAGGAATAGGATCGTGGATTTGTGATCTCGGATGCTAGAAGCCTAGAATACATTCCCCTCACCATCTCCCCAACATCGTCcctttttcaacattttgattttttttttttttaaaagaaaaatagcatttgCCTTTGTGATTGGTTTGTGCACCGGCACTAGGGGTGGgaatcggtcaaaacggtccgatTTTagctcttatcggttattaaccgataattttcggttaaacggtttcttaaccgataagaattttaaccgaaattatcggttataacagtacacggttaaacggttcggttaaaccggttaaccaaTTATAAATCTCACTTTATTCAGTGTTCTTTACTTCTCTAACTCCCAAGcaccaaaaggcaaaaactcTTCCCTGAATGAAATCATTGATGCTAAAAAGAGACGTATGTGAGAGCAGATGGGGGCGGATGTTGCGagaactagaaagagaaaaataataataataatagggaAGAAACCCATTCTCCTACAAtggtgagaaggaaaagaaagaaaaacaatgaggaagaaagagtctgCTGCGtgggaggaggagaaaaaaaaaagaaaagaaatatgtggcGTGGGAATTgggaagagaaggaaaataaggaaaaacaatgaagaagaaagagtaTGTTGTGTgggaggaggagaaaaagaaaagaaaagaaatatgtggcgtgggaattgggaaaaaaaatggtgagaaggaaaataaagaaaaacaaaggaagaaagagtctaTAGCCCAACCACGAGGATTTGAGCCTTGTGCTCTAGTTCCCTACCAACTGAACTAGACTAGTTTTGTTACTAGTCTTCCCCCATaccggttcttatcggttaaaacgGTTAATCGATAACAAATGGttaaccgaaccgaaccgataagAATTTCGGTACAACATTTTTAACCAATAAgaatatcggttaaacggttacggttaatatcggttcggtcgaagccggtagacggccggttaaacagtaacggttaatttgcccacccctaaccGGCACAGTACATTTTATTTGAACAATTTCCTTTGAATGAGCAGCAGTCTAAATTATAAcaataaatactttttaaaaaaaaatattggtcaTTAGAGGAACAAAATCATGAAGAATATGTAGTTAATTATAGTgattgcgttttttttttttttttttagggacaaAAATAGTTTGGGATCTTCTCCTATTGGATggaaaattggagattctcaaATTGTCAATCTTAGTCATTTAATATTATACAACGGTTCACAAGCTGTCATGTGTCCCACTaaagtttaaataataaaatattaattaatttttaaaaagaaaataaaaattaaaaaaattaaattaaattaaataataaaaatatatggggTGGCTGACCTCAGCTAAAAACCCAGGGGTGGCGGATCCCCTCctattggatgaaaaattgaagATTCTCTAATTGTCAATCTTAGCCATTCAATATTATACAATGGTTCACAGGCTGCCACTTGCCCCACTGGCCAAAGCCGCCCCCAacttggcccttgggggtggccgaagccacccttg
It contains:
- the LOC132186393 gene encoding uncharacterized protein LOC132186393 translates to MVERWVVECIVANLVVISILHCLSPRQTPTSRLHHNFQIFRKPKKKKKKKRRGRKKMASLAAVAGDYLRRRISKISAQLNYSNTKCLYPIRGTRWFSSGTESSRTEYPGENAYDLLGVSETSSFAEIKASFRKLAKETHPDLVESKNDSAASQRFVQILAAYEILSDSEKRAHYDGYLLWQRRLLQKHSRQGTRLSTYRSHITTFKQMEVVEWLKWYRYAINDIVSEKKVVLGTGYFDVLERDFYSAIHAAFYGPIIESMDLLPDRFEAEERSVYETPEVLHLVSGRDLFGMVCLVNRIPEISFASNEKLTSFASIDLGICPTFQNMGSHMSSEGVDDFGTPLMQSRNVTEHTSDAYKNLELHVSRRVVAVATRVPPKSHCDDIQNEEAQDQIHVFLSSHEDPSMHITDEFSTDQFSGGAVGSKIPLGTIIGLGTSPDEGSCFVYDSNGTKTHVIMKHRTLLVKHMHWYRVQEEVSVCECRCSRARLPPSKFWLFEPRCGMHDIGGWYVETFGRDKKGRTVPSQRYWDGFDASEEFDKRLHPAIYLLALAYRTLDLEDSKRRQRTVRDIVGGKLFRILSWCKKIV